From a region of the Candidatus Polarisedimenticolia bacterium genome:
- a CDS encoding GNAT family N-acetyltransferase, which produces MEWIQGEYTLTDDPGRADIEAIHGLLEKTYWAAGRSRELVALSVGSSLCFSLFHDGSQVGVARVLTDVGATSYLCDVVIDPGHRDAGLGSWLMQVILEHPSVRRTRMLLITRDAQPFYRRLGFATHPYECMVRSPAGGGSQ; this is translated from the coding sequence ATGGAATGGATTCAGGGAGAATACACCCTGACCGACGATCCGGGCCGCGCCGACATCGAGGCGATCCACGGGCTGCTCGAGAAGACCTACTGGGCCGCGGGACGCTCGCGCGAGCTGGTCGCGTTGAGCGTCGGCAGCTCGCTCTGCTTTTCCCTGTTCCATGACGGCTCTCAGGTCGGCGTGGCGCGCGTCCTGACCGATGTGGGGGCGACCAGCTACCTGTGCGATGTGGTGATCGATCCCGGACACCGCGACGCCGGGCTCGGCAGCTGGCTGATGCAGGTCATCCTGGAGCACCCGTCGGTGCGGCGGACGCGGATGCTCCTGATCACGCGCGACGCGCAGCCTTTCTATCGCCGCCTCGGCTTCGCAACCCATCCGTACGAGTGCATGGTGCGCTCTCCTGCCGGAGGAGGCTCGCAATGA